The Equus quagga isolate Etosha38 chromosome 2, UCLA_HA_Equagga_1.0, whole genome shotgun sequence genome has a window encoding:
- the CHCHD1 gene encoding coiled-coil-helix-coiled-coil-helix domain-containing protein 1 encodes MATPSLRGRLARLGNARKPILKPNKPLILTNRVGERRRERGEATCITEMSVMMACWKRNEFRDEACRKEIQAFFDCASKAEAARKMRSIQENLGESGSLPPKKINNLLQRFPNKPHVS; translated from the exons ATGGCGACGCCCAGCCTTAGGGGTCGCCTAGCGCGGCTTGGAAACGCACGGAAACCTATACTGAAGCCCAACAAGCCCCTCATCCTCACTAACCGTGTCGGGGAACGGCGGCGGGAGAGGGGCG AGGCGACCTGTATCACGGAGATGTCGGTAATGATGGCTTGCTGGAAGCGGAATGAATTCCGCGACGAAGCTTGCAGAAAAGAGATCCAGGCCTTCTTCGATTGTGCTTCGAAGGCTGAG GCAGCCCGAAAGATGAGATCAATCCAGGAGAACCTGGGAGAGTCCGGGAGTTTACCccctaagaaaattaataatttgttaCAGAGGTTTCCTAACAAACCTCATGTCAGCTGA
- the FUT11 gene encoding alpha-(1,3)-fucosyltransferase 11 isoform X1, producing the protein MGPSRTGAVLAALGVLSVCAVSGPGPEAERETGGDAGWAEPWDGAVFRPPSALGAVGVARKPGTPRLGREEAVDLPVLLWWSPGLFPHFPGDSERIDCARGACLASRDRGMRGDPRTRALLFYGTDFRASEAPLPRMGHQSWALLHEESPLNNFLLSHGPGIRLFNLTATFSRHSDYPLPLQWLPGTVYLRSAAPPLQERAEWRRRGYAPLLYLQSHCDVPADRDRYVRELMRYIRVDSYGKCLQNRELPTPRLQDTATATTEDPELLAFLSRYKFHLALENAICNDYMTEKLWRPMHLGAVPVYRGSPSVRDWMPNNHSIILIDDFESPQKLAEFIDFLDKNDEEYMKYLAYKEPGGITNQFLLDSLKHREWGVNDPLLPNYLNGFECFVCDHELARLEAEKAHAASPGDIPLPEPHIAQLSHLDCPMPTPGFGSVEEIPENDSWKEMWLQDYWQGLDQGEALTAMIRNNETQQRKFWDYLHEIFMKRNQNL; encoded by the exons ATGGGGCCCAGCCGCACCGGGGCTGTACTTGCCGCCCTGGGAGTGCTTAGTGTCTGTGCGGTCAGCGGCCCGGGGCCCGAGGCGGAGAGGGAGACCGGTGGGGACGCGGGGTGGGCGGAGCCGTGGGATGGCGCGGTTTTCCGGCCGCCCTCAGCGCTGGGCGCGGTGGGGGTGGCGCGCAAGCCCGGGACCCCgcggctggggagggaggaggccgtGGACTTGCCGGTGCTGCTGTGGTGGAGCCCAGGGCTGTTTCCCCACTTCCCAGGAGACTCGGAGCGCATCGATTGCGCGCGCGGCGCGTGCCTGGCGTCCCGAGACCGAGGGATGCGGGGAGACCCGCGGACGCGCGCACTGCTGTTCTACGGCACCGACTTCCGCGCGTCTGAGGCGCCACTACCGCGCATGGGGCACCAGAGCTGGGCGCTCCTGCATGAGGAGTCGCCCCTAAACAACTTCTTGCTGAGCCATGGTCCGGGCATCCGCCTCTTTAATCTTACCGCCACTTTCAGCCGCCACTCAGACTACCCGCTGCCACTGCAGTGGCTGCCCGGCACTGTCTATCTGCGCAGCGCCGCGCCGCCGCTCCAGGAGCGCGCAGAGTGGCGCCGTCGCGGCTATGCGCCGCTGCTTTATTTGCAGTCCCACTGCGACGTGCCTGCGGACCGGGACCGCTACGTGCGAGAGCTCATGCGCTACATCCGG GTGGACTCGTACGGGAAATGCCTGCAAAATCGGGAGCTGCCCACTCCGCGGTTACaggacacagccacagccaccACCGAGGATCCAGAGCTCTTGGCCTTCTTGTCCCGCTATAAGTTCCATTTGGCCCTCGAAAATGCCATCTGTAACGACTACATGACAGAAAAACTGTGGCGCCCCATGCACCTCGGTGCTGTGCCTGTGTACCGCGGCTCTCCCTCTGTGAGGGACTGGATGCCCAACAATCACTCCATCATCCTCATTGACGACTTTGAATCACCTCAGAAGCTGGCAGAGTTTATTGACTTTCTGGATAAGAACGATGAGGAATATATGAAATATCTGGCATACAAGGAACCTGGGGGCATCACCAACCAATTCCTTCTGGATAGTCTGAAGCATCGGGAGTGGGGAGTGAATGATCCTTTATTGCCTAACTACCTCAATGGCTTCGAGTGTTTCGTCTGTGACCACGAACTGGCTCGACTGGAGGCCGAGAAAGCCCATGCTGCCTCTCCTGGAGACAttcctctccctgagcctcacaTTGCCCAGCTCTCACACCTGGACTGCCCAATGCCCACACCTGGCTTTGGCAGTGTGGAAGAGATTCCTGAGAATGACAG CTGGAAGGAGATGTGGCTGCAAGATTATTGGCAAGGTCTGGACCAGGGGGAAGCTCTTACTGCCATGATCCGCAACAATGAGACACAGCAGAGGAAATTTTGGGATTACCTACATGAAATCTTCATGAAAAGGAACCAAAATCTCTAA
- the FUT11 gene encoding alpha-(1,3)-fucosyltransferase 11 isoform X2 produces MGPSRTGAVLAALGVLSVCAVSGPGPEAERETGGDAGWAEPWDGAVFRPPSALGAVGVARKPGTPRLGREEAVDLPVLLWWSPGLFPHFPGDSERIDCARGACLASRDRGMRGDPRTRALLFYGTDFRASEAPLPRMGHQSWALLHEESPLNNFLLSHGPGIRLFNLTATFSRHSDYPLPLQWLPGTVYLRSAAPPLQERAEWRRRGYAPLLYLQSHCDVPADRDRYVRELMRYIRVDSYGKCLQNRELPTPRLQDTATATTEDPELLAFLSRYKFHLALENAICNDYMTEKLWRPMHLGAVPVYRGSPSVRDWMPNNHSIILIDDFESPQKLAEFIDFLDKNDEEYMKYLAYKEPGGITNQFLLDSLKHREWGVNDPLLPNYLNGFECFVCDHELARLEAEKAHAASPGDIPLPEPHIAQLSHLDCPMPTPGFGSVEEIPENDSVAPCLACL; encoded by the exons ATGGGGCCCAGCCGCACCGGGGCTGTACTTGCCGCCCTGGGAGTGCTTAGTGTCTGTGCGGTCAGCGGCCCGGGGCCCGAGGCGGAGAGGGAGACCGGTGGGGACGCGGGGTGGGCGGAGCCGTGGGATGGCGCGGTTTTCCGGCCGCCCTCAGCGCTGGGCGCGGTGGGGGTGGCGCGCAAGCCCGGGACCCCgcggctggggagggaggaggccgtGGACTTGCCGGTGCTGCTGTGGTGGAGCCCAGGGCTGTTTCCCCACTTCCCAGGAGACTCGGAGCGCATCGATTGCGCGCGCGGCGCGTGCCTGGCGTCCCGAGACCGAGGGATGCGGGGAGACCCGCGGACGCGCGCACTGCTGTTCTACGGCACCGACTTCCGCGCGTCTGAGGCGCCACTACCGCGCATGGGGCACCAGAGCTGGGCGCTCCTGCATGAGGAGTCGCCCCTAAACAACTTCTTGCTGAGCCATGGTCCGGGCATCCGCCTCTTTAATCTTACCGCCACTTTCAGCCGCCACTCAGACTACCCGCTGCCACTGCAGTGGCTGCCCGGCACTGTCTATCTGCGCAGCGCCGCGCCGCCGCTCCAGGAGCGCGCAGAGTGGCGCCGTCGCGGCTATGCGCCGCTGCTTTATTTGCAGTCCCACTGCGACGTGCCTGCGGACCGGGACCGCTACGTGCGAGAGCTCATGCGCTACATCCGG GTGGACTCGTACGGGAAATGCCTGCAAAATCGGGAGCTGCCCACTCCGCGGTTACaggacacagccacagccaccACCGAGGATCCAGAGCTCTTGGCCTTCTTGTCCCGCTATAAGTTCCATTTGGCCCTCGAAAATGCCATCTGTAACGACTACATGACAGAAAAACTGTGGCGCCCCATGCACCTCGGTGCTGTGCCTGTGTACCGCGGCTCTCCCTCTGTGAGGGACTGGATGCCCAACAATCACTCCATCATCCTCATTGACGACTTTGAATCACCTCAGAAGCTGGCAGAGTTTATTGACTTTCTGGATAAGAACGATGAGGAATATATGAAATATCTGGCATACAAGGAACCTGGGGGCATCACCAACCAATTCCTTCTGGATAGTCTGAAGCATCGGGAGTGGGGAGTGAATGATCCTTTATTGCCTAACTACCTCAATGGCTTCGAGTGTTTCGTCTGTGACCACGAACTGGCTCGACTGGAGGCCGAGAAAGCCCATGCTGCCTCTCCTGGAGACAttcctctccctgagcctcacaTTGCCCAGCTCTCACACCTGGACTGCCCAATGCCCACACCTGGCTTTGGCAGTGTGGAAGAGATTCCTGAGAATGACAG TGTGGCCCCTTGCCTTGCCTGCCTTTGA